The following are encoded in a window of Limibacter armeniacum genomic DNA:
- a CDS encoding Na+/H+ antiporter NhaC family protein, producing MNTENDTTVVKRGNAWALLPLGVFLLVYLCVSIITGDFYKMPVGVAFLIASGVAIGMDRGRGLSEKVGDFAKGMGNRDIMLMCLIFLLAGAFAQTGKAMGAIDSTVNMGLSLLPSNVLVAGLFLIACFISLAVGTSVGTIVAVAPIGVGVAEQLGLPLGLTLGSVIGGAMFGDNLSMISDTTIASARTQGVKMRDKFKMNIGIVLPGAVLTMLLYLFLAGGEATSLNEELEYSLIKVFPYVAVLVAALFGVNVILVLAGGVLISGVVGIYTESFDIWGWIAAVQKGISGMSELVIICLLVGGVVELIRKNGGIEFLISLILRNVKSKRGAELGIAALISVVDVCTANNTVAIIIAGPIAKDISDRFELDPRRTASLLDTFSCFAQGTIPYGAQILAAVSVAGAAVISPLEVMQYLYYPYLMGASALIVIMVGVRGKVSVEKVPA from the coding sequence TTGAATACAGAAAACGATACGACAGTTGTCAAGAGAGGAAATGCATGGGCACTTTTACCGCTAGGGGTGTTTTTGTTGGTTTACCTTTGTGTATCCATTATTACAGGGGATTTTTATAAGATGCCTGTGGGGGTAGCTTTCCTAATAGCATCAGGTGTAGCCATTGGTATGGACCGGGGAAGGGGACTCAGTGAAAAAGTAGGAGATTTTGCGAAAGGAATGGGAAACAGAGATATCATGTTGATGTGCTTGATATTTCTGTTGGCTGGTGCTTTTGCCCAAACTGGAAAAGCGATGGGAGCTATTGACTCAACAGTTAATATGGGACTGTCATTACTGCCTTCCAATGTTTTGGTGGCAGGGCTCTTCCTGATTGCATGTTTTATATCATTAGCAGTAGGGACATCCGTGGGAACTATCGTAGCTGTAGCACCGATAGGCGTTGGAGTAGCTGAGCAATTGGGACTTCCGTTGGGACTTACATTAGGCTCTGTAATTGGAGGTGCAATGTTTGGGGATAACCTATCTATGATTTCTGATACAACGATTGCTTCTGCAAGAACACAAGGAGTCAAGATGAGAGACAAGTTCAAGATGAATATCGGAATTGTCTTGCCTGGAGCTGTATTAACCATGCTATTGTATCTGTTTTTGGCAGGAGGAGAAGCTACAAGTCTAAACGAAGAATTGGAGTACTCATTGATTAAGGTTTTCCCTTATGTAGCAGTACTTGTTGCGGCATTGTTTGGTGTGAATGTAATTCTTGTTCTGGCAGGAGGTGTGCTGATATCAGGAGTTGTTGGTATTTATACTGAAAGTTTTGATATATGGGGCTGGATAGCGGCTGTACAGAAGGGAATTTCAGGAATGTCTGAATTGGTTATTATCTGTTTATTGGTAGGAGGAGTTGTCGAATTGATTCGTAAGAATGGAGGTATTGAGTTTTTGATCAGTTTGATATTACGAAATGTCAAAAGTAAGCGAGGTGCTGAATTGGGTATTGCTGCATTAATCAGTGTTGTAGATGTTTGTACAGCGAATAATACGGTTGCGATTATTATTGCAGGACCTATTGCGAAAGATATTTCAGACAGGTTTGAGTTAGATCCAAGGCGAACAGCAAGTTTGTTGGATACTTTTTCTTGTTTTGCACAAGGAACCATTCCGTATGGAGCACAAATATTGGCTGCTGTAAGTGTGGCCGGTGCGGCAGTGATTAGTCCATTAGAAGTAATGCAATATCTTTATTATCCCTATTTGATGGGAGCAAGTGCTCTGATTGTGATTATGGTAGGAGTTAGAGGGAAAGTAAGTGTGGAGAAGGTTCCTGCTTAA
- a CDS encoding aspartate-semialdehyde dehydrogenase: MKLAIVGATGLVGEQMLNVIAERGFHFDELLMVASARSAGKKVTYQDKEYTVVTIEDAIAARPDIAIFSAGGSISLEFAPKFAAVGTTVIDNSSAWRMDASKKLIVPEVNADTLTKEDKIIANPNCSTIQMVVALAPLRNRYGIERVVVSTYQSVTGSGKKAVDQLMNERQGVEGERAYPHKIDLNVLPHIDVFMDNGYTKEEMKMINETKKIFGDESIKVTSTTVRIPTIGGHSEAVNVEFKEDFDLDEVKAILSEAPGIILQDDPANNVYPMPINAHNRDETFVGRLRRDESQANTLNMWIVADNLRKGAATNTVQIAEYLVESGLV; encoded by the coding sequence ATGAAATTAGCTATCGTAGGAGCAACAGGACTCGTAGGTGAGCAAATGCTGAACGTGATTGCAGAAAGAGGCTTTCACTTTGATGAATTACTGATGGTGGCATCGGCTAGATCTGCCGGTAAAAAAGTTACTTATCAGGATAAAGAATATACTGTTGTTACAATAGAAGATGCTATTGCAGCAAGACCTGATATTGCCATTTTCTCAGCAGGAGGAAGCATTTCATTGGAGTTTGCTCCAAAGTTTGCAGCAGTAGGAACAACTGTTATTGACAACTCTTCTGCTTGGAGAATGGATGCCAGCAAAAAACTGATTGTACCAGAGGTGAATGCTGATACATTAACCAAAGAGGATAAAATTATAGCCAACCCTAACTGCTCTACGATACAAATGGTTGTGGCATTGGCTCCACTAAGAAACCGTTATGGAATTGAGCGTGTAGTGGTTTCAACATACCAATCAGTGACAGGTTCGGGTAAAAAGGCTGTTGACCAGTTGATGAATGAGCGTCAGGGAGTAGAAGGTGAGCGTGCTTATCCTCACAAAATTGACCTGAATGTGTTGCCACATATTGATGTTTTCATGGACAATGGGTACACAAAAGAGGAGATGAAAATGATTAACGAAACCAAGAAAATTTTTGGTGATGAGTCAATCAAGGTAACTTCTACAACTGTACGTATCCCAACAATCGGAGGGCACTCTGAAGCTGTAAACGTTGAGTTCAAGGAAGATTTTGATTTGGATGAAGTAAAAGCAATCCTATCAGAAGCACCTGGTATTATTTTGCAAGACGACCCAGCAAACAATGTATACCCTATGCCAATCAACGCCCACAATCGTGATGAAACTTTTGTAGGAAGGTTGAGAAGAGATGAGTCTCAGGCAAATACTTTGAACATGTGGATTGTTGCTGATAACCTAAGAAAAGGTGCGGCTACAAATACTGTTCAAATTGCTGAATATCTTGTAGAAAGTGGACTTGTATAG
- a CDS encoding acyloxyacyl hydrolase yields MKLICFFLLIFLQSSTLLAQLDSASYTYDFGASLHGDTMLSIDNTKHLSYHKPLGFEVTYLRQTDGRKYWEEVQNYPLWGISLQYFDYRSNILKKMLSLSLDYRRNIYRGKRGATFIPLGIGLAYTPGYFDIEKNPLNTAIGQPVSFILYIGILQQIHINNYWSIDLKLGLTHYSNGGLSAPNSGVNLLNTSLGVSRKIQQPDFKKNLLPPALDNKLHCLLQVATGAKEVLPTLGRWPFYNATLLFAKNLNYRHAINIGVDYQYSEALKKEVHFMQTQWFYNSTNDNVPDHQTVSLLGGYEFKAGKISVPILLAAHIYKELDTLPTFYQKIGLRYWFNNLFASITLRSFTGNSDGIEWGLGFKI; encoded by the coding sequence ATGAAACTTATATGTTTCTTCCTTCTAATCTTTCTACAATCAAGCACATTATTAGCTCAGCTTGACTCTGCTTCCTATACCTATGATTTTGGGGCAAGTCTTCATGGTGATACTATGTTAAGTATTGATAACACTAAGCACTTGAGTTACCATAAACCATTAGGTTTTGAAGTCACTTATCTTAGACAAACAGATGGCCGTAAATACTGGGAAGAAGTCCAAAATTATCCTCTTTGGGGTATATCACTGCAATACTTTGATTACAGAAGCAACATCCTAAAAAAGATGTTAAGCCTCTCTCTAGACTATCGTAGGAATATCTATAGAGGAAAAAGAGGGGCTACCTTTATTCCTCTTGGCATTGGGCTAGCTTATACTCCTGGATATTTTGACATCGAAAAGAACCCACTTAATACAGCCATTGGACAACCAGTTTCCTTTATACTCTATATCGGCATCCTCCAGCAAATACATATCAATAACTACTGGTCAATTGACCTCAAATTAGGACTTACACACTATTCAAACGGAGGACTATCAGCCCCTAACAGTGGTGTAAACCTCCTGAATACAAGTTTGGGAGTTAGTCGCAAAATACAGCAGCCTGATTTTAAGAAAAATCTACTTCCTCCAGCATTGGACAATAAGCTCCATTGCTTATTACAAGTAGCCACTGGTGCAAAAGAAGTATTGCCTACTCTTGGTAGATGGCCATTTTATAACGCTACACTCCTTTTTGCCAAAAACCTAAATTATAGACATGCTATCAATATTGGAGTGGATTATCAATATAGTGAAGCCTTGAAAAAGGAAGTTCACTTTATGCAAACGCAATGGTTTTACAACTCAACAAACGACAATGTACCTGACCACCAAACCGTCAGCCTTCTTGGTGGATATGAGTTTAAGGCGGGAAAGATCAGTGTACCTATTCTACTTGCTGCCCACATTTATAAAGAACTAGACACACTACCTACATTCTATCAAAAAATTGGACTAAGGTACTGGTTCAATAATTTATTCGCATCAATCACACTCAGAAGCTTTACTGGCAACTCAGATGGAATAGAATGGGGATTAGGTTTTAAAATTTAG
- a CDS encoding GIN domain-containing protein translates to MRKILLYLICLTFSFACNEIEFDCFQSTGPIESYELDFTQIDSLIVHDNIAVSISSAPHQRVVTETGKNLFSDLQFIQNGKTLTVYNNNYCNWVREKHSPILHLSTSSLKYLSPSGSGDITSANLLTIDTLTIFTQRSSSSLHLKINSQLIRIISNSISPVTLEGDSEVLSLGMYYNIGNLECSKLKANTVTVNHRGLGRITVNPIKMLSVNLYSEGDVEYVHQPDSISVQHTGGGELIGP, encoded by the coding sequence ATGAGAAAAATACTGCTATACCTCATTTGCCTAACTTTCAGTTTTGCATGTAATGAGATTGAATTTGATTGCTTCCAGTCAACAGGGCCTATTGAATCATATGAATTAGACTTCACTCAAATCGACTCATTAATTGTTCATGACAATATTGCTGTCTCAATCAGCTCTGCACCTCACCAAAGAGTTGTTACAGAAACAGGTAAAAACCTTTTTTCAGACCTTCAGTTTATTCAAAACGGAAAAACACTAACTGTTTATAATAATAATTACTGCAACTGGGTAAGAGAAAAGCACAGTCCTATACTACACCTATCTACATCTTCTCTCAAATACTTATCTCCTTCTGGCTCAGGAGACATCACATCAGCTAATCTTCTGACAATAGACACACTGACAATATTCACACAAAGAAGCTCCAGTAGTCTCCACTTGAAGATAAATAGCCAACTTATCAGAATCATCAGTAACAGTATCTCCCCTGTCACACTTGAAGGCGATAGTGAAGTTTTATCGTTAGGAATGTATTACAATATAGGCAATTTGGAGTGTAGTAAACTGAAGGCCAATACAGTTACTGTAAATCACCGAGGGCTTGGTAGGATTACTGTCAACCCAATAAAAATGCTGAGCGTCAACTTATACTCTGAAGGAGATGTAGAATACGTACACCAACCTGACAGTATTTCTGTTCAACATACAGGAGGAGGAGAACTTATTGGACCATAA
- a CDS encoding pyruvate dehydrogenase complex dihydrolipoamide acetyltransferase produces the protein MAEVIRMPKMSDTMKEGVIASWLVKEGDQVSSGDILAEVETDKATMELESYEDGTILYIAAQEKAAVPIDGIIAIIGEPGEDYQSLLDGKGASSAPAEETAAPAEEEAPAQEAAASEAVDTSGINAEVIRMPKMSDTMKEGVISSWLVKVGDEVSSGDVLAEVETDKATMELESYNDGTMLYITDVTNVPIDGVIAIIGEAGADWETLLKASQSAPAKKEAAPKAEAPKTEAPKQTASAPAATPQKTAAPAASAPVSRSAAPAPESDGNRVFASPLAKKMAEDKGFNIAMIPGSGENGRVVKRDVEAFVPQPTTAAPQAAPAVAAAPAGVEHSYDEPVSQMRKTIANRLTEAKFTAPHFYLTLDIDMDNAITARKSLNEVSDVKISFNDMVVKAVAAALKKHKYVNAGWMGDAIRFNDHVHVGIAVAVPDGLLVPVVRHADQKGMSAISAEVKDLAKRAIDKKLQPQDWEGSTFTISNLGMFGIEEFTAIINPPNSCILAVGGIKQVPVVKNGQIVPGNVMKVTLSCDHRVVDGAVGSAFLLDLKKFLEDPIRLLA, from the coding sequence ATGGCAGAAGTAATCAGAATGCCGAAGATGTCTGACACCATGAAAGAAGGTGTGATAGCGTCTTGGTTAGTAAAAGAAGGTGACCAAGTAAGTTCAGGAGACATCCTGGCTGAAGTGGAAACAGATAAAGCAACCATGGAATTGGAGTCATATGAGGATGGCACAATTCTTTATATAGCAGCGCAAGAAAAAGCAGCTGTGCCAATTGATGGCATTATTGCAATCATTGGTGAACCAGGAGAAGATTATCAAAGCCTTTTGGATGGTAAAGGTGCTTCTTCAGCTCCAGCTGAAGAAACTGCTGCGCCAGCAGAAGAGGAGGCTCCAGCCCAAGAAGCGGCTGCGTCTGAAGCAGTAGATACTTCAGGAATCAATGCTGAAGTAATCAGAATGCCAAAGATGTCTGACACTATGAAAGAAGGTGTTATTTCTAGCTGGTTGGTGAAAGTAGGAGATGAAGTGAGCTCAGGAGATGTTTTGGCGGAGGTTGAAACTGACAAAGCAACTATGGAGCTTGAGTCATACAACGATGGTACTATGCTTTATATCACTGATGTAACTAACGTTCCGATTGACGGAGTGATTGCGATCATCGGTGAAGCAGGTGCAGATTGGGAAACACTATTGAAAGCATCTCAGTCAGCTCCAGCTAAGAAAGAAGCTGCTCCTAAGGCAGAGGCTCCTAAAACAGAAGCACCGAAACAAACTGCATCGGCTCCAGCTGCAACACCACAAAAAACTGCGGCACCTGCGGCTTCAGCACCAGTTTCAAGATCGGCAGCACCAGCTCCTGAATCAGATGGAAATAGAGTATTTGCTTCTCCATTGGCTAAGAAAATGGCTGAAGATAAAGGCTTCAATATTGCGATGATTCCAGGTTCAGGTGAAAATGGCAGAGTAGTGAAGCGTGACGTGGAAGCGTTCGTACCTCAACCTACTACAGCAGCACCTCAAGCGGCTCCAGCTGTAGCAGCAGCACCAGCAGGTGTTGAGCACTCTTACGATGAGCCTGTATCACAAATGCGTAAGACTATTGCTAACCGTTTGACAGAAGCGAAATTCACAGCACCTCACTTCTATTTGACATTGGACATTGATATGGACAATGCAATTACAGCAAGAAAGAGCCTGAATGAAGTGTCTGACGTGAAGATTTCATTCAACGATATGGTTGTGAAAGCAGTAGCAGCAGCATTGAAAAAACATAAATATGTGAACGCTGGTTGGATGGGTGATGCGATCCGTTTCAATGACCACGTGCATGTCGGTATTGCAGTAGCTGTACCTGACGGACTTCTGGTACCAGTAGTAAGACATGCTGACCAAAAAGGAATGTCTGCAATCTCAGCTGAGGTAAAAGACTTGGCTAAGAGAGCTATTGATAAGAAACTGCAACCACAAGATTGGGAAGGTTCTACTTTCACTATCTCTAACTTGGGTATGTTTGGTATCGAAGAGTTTACAGCGATTATCAACCCGCCAAACTCTTGTATCCTTGCAGTAGGTGGTATCAAGCAAGTACCTGTAGTGAAAAATGGTCAGATTGTACCTGGTAATGTTATGAAAGTAACATTGTCTTGTGACCATAGAGTAGTAGATGGAGCTGTAGGTTCTGCCTTCTTACTTGACTTGAAGAAATTCTTGGAAGATCCAATCAGATTGCTTGCATAA
- a CDS encoding glycyl radical enzyme family protein: protein MMTYKFALDESFLEKYKNTNPPFGFNGLGELVYMRTYSRLNEDGSNEVWWQTVRRVVEGTYTIQKNHILKYQLGWDDDKAQVSAQEMYDRMFNMKFLPPGRGLWAMGSELTTKRNLFAALNNCSFVSTEKLSEDPVKPFEFLMDMSMLGVGVGFDVKGAGQVKINQPNKEETTTYVIPDSREGWVTSVGMLLDTYLHPNRVAVEFDYSKIRKAGEPIKGFGGVSSGAEPLKKLHNQIIEKFDGRPEDSHISTTDIVDIMNMIGCCVVAGNVRRSAEIVFGDPNDDEYLKLKDYRWNNETMKMEGSAAHRADYGWSSNNSVFAEVGMDYDKVAGQTAVNGEPGYIWLDNIRKFGRMCDAPDYKDARAMGTNPCAEQSLESYELCCLVETFPTRAESKEDFLRTLKFAYLYAKTVTLTNTHWAETNRVLLRNRRIGTSMSGIAQFIEGNGLETLRTWCDEGYNTIQNWDKIYSEWLCVPRSVKTTSIKPSGTVSLLPGVTPGMHYPESNHYIRRIRIAKDSPLLDKCREANFHIEPSVAESNTMVVSIPVEISNVRTVNEVSIWEQVSLAAFIQEFWADNQVSVTVTFKKDEATQIKPILNYYQYRLKSVSFLPKLEMGNTVYPQMPYEEISKDKYDELVKGIKPLNFSEMSGGVDSEAEKFCDGDHCVL from the coding sequence ATGATGACTTATAAATTCGCTCTGGATGAATCATTCCTTGAAAAGTACAAAAACACCAACCCTCCCTTTGGTTTTAACGGCTTGGGTGAGCTGGTGTACATGCGTACTTATTCACGTTTGAATGAGGATGGAAGTAATGAAGTATGGTGGCAAACTGTCAGACGTGTTGTTGAAGGAACCTATACAATCCAGAAAAACCACATTCTAAAGTACCAACTGGGATGGGATGACGACAAAGCGCAAGTTTCAGCCCAAGAGATGTACGACAGGATGTTCAATATGAAGTTCCTCCCTCCAGGTAGAGGCCTTTGGGCAATGGGATCGGAACTGACAACTAAACGTAACCTGTTTGCAGCACTTAACAACTGTTCTTTTGTAAGTACTGAAAAACTAAGCGAAGACCCCGTAAAACCATTCGAATTCCTGATGGACATGTCGATGCTGGGTGTTGGTGTTGGTTTTGATGTAAAAGGAGCTGGACAGGTTAAGATTAACCAACCAAACAAAGAAGAGACGACTACCTATGTTATTCCTGACTCTCGTGAAGGTTGGGTAACCAGTGTAGGTATGCTGCTTGACACTTACTTGCACCCCAACAGAGTTGCGGTTGAGTTTGACTACAGCAAGATTAGAAAAGCAGGTGAGCCAATCAAAGGTTTCGGTGGTGTAAGCTCAGGAGCAGAGCCTTTGAAGAAGCTACACAACCAAATCATTGAAAAATTTGATGGTCGCCCTGAAGACAGCCACATCTCCACAACTGATATCGTGGACATTATGAACATGATCGGTTGCTGCGTGGTAGCAGGTAACGTTCGTCGTAGTGCTGAAATCGTATTTGGTGATCCGAACGACGATGAGTACCTAAAACTGAAAGACTACCGTTGGAACAACGAGACCATGAAAATGGAAGGTTCTGCGGCACACCGTGCTGACTACGGTTGGTCTTCAAACAACTCTGTATTTGCAGAGGTGGGTATGGACTACGACAAGGTAGCAGGACAGACAGCCGTTAACGGTGAGCCTGGTTACATCTGGCTGGACAATATCCGCAAGTTTGGCCGTATGTGTGACGCACCTGACTACAAGGACGCAAGAGCAATGGGTACTAACCCTTGTGCAGAGCAGTCTCTGGAATCTTATGAGCTATGCTGTCTGGTGGAGACATTCCCTACAAGAGCGGAAAGCAAGGAAGACTTCCTGCGTACACTGAAGTTTGCTTACCTGTATGCCAAAACTGTAACGCTAACGAATACACACTGGGCAGAGACCAACCGTGTATTGCTGCGTAACCGTCGTATCGGTACATCTATGTCAGGCATTGCGCAATTCATTGAAGGCAATGGATTGGAAACATTGAGAACTTGGTGTGACGAGGGTTACAACACAATCCAAAACTGGGACAAGATCTACAGTGAGTGGTTGTGTGTACCACGCTCTGTAAAGACTACTTCTATCAAGCCTTCAGGTACAGTATCATTGCTGCCAGGTGTAACACCAGGTATGCACTACCCTGAGAGCAACCACTATATCCGTCGTATCAGAATAGCAAAGGACTCTCCTCTACTGGATAAATGCCGTGAGGCAAACTTCCACATTGAGCCAAGCGTTGCTGAATCAAACACAATGGTGGTTTCCATTCCTGTTGAGATTTCTAACGTTAGAACGGTTAATGAGGTAAGTATCTGGGAACAGGTTTCACTGGCAGCTTTCATTCAGGAGTTCTGGGCAGACAACCAGGTATCAGTAACCGTAACGTTCAAGAAAGATGAGGCGACTCAGATCAAGCCTATCCTGAACTACTACCAGTACCGCCTGAAGTCTGTAAGCTTCCTGCCTAAGCTGGAAATGGGTAACACGGTTTATCCTCAAATGCCTTACGAGGAAATCTCTAAAGACAAATATGATGAGCTGGTAAAAGGTATCAAGCCACTTAACTTCTCTGAAATGAGTGGTGGTGTGGACAGCGAAGCAGAGAAATTCTGTGACGGTGACCACTGCGTACTGTAA